One Deltaproteobacteria bacterium DNA window includes the following coding sequences:
- a CDS encoding radical SAM protein has protein sequence MTNDAGRREAARRRLNVISESFHPAYVVWELTLRCDHACHHCGSRAVKARPDELSVEEALQVVTELEEMGAHEVVLIGGEAYLHEGFLDIIAALSKAGITPVMTTGGMGITIELAHKMAQAGLRRTSVSVDGMRRTHDRMRNRQGSFEHTSLALSNLREAGIDISANTNFNRLNQHELEPLFEHLKAHGVKSWQIQITSALGRAADRPQMLFQPWDLLDFLPRVATLKEKGLTEGLLIMPGNNLGYYGPEEALLRSQSKNAGDHFRGCQAGRYVMGIESDGAVKGCPSLQTSHYVGGNLRAQTIRSIWESSEQLAFTRVRGVDNLWGFCKKCPFAEVCLGGCSFTSHALFGRPGNNPYCHYRARALAKEGKRERLIPRQLAKGTPFDHGLFDIAVEPLDSPDETGPVSLDKLVQLTVH, from the coding sequence ATGACCAATGATGCTGGGCGGCGCGAAGCTGCCCGCAGAAGACTTAATGTCATAAGCGAGAGTTTCCACCCAGCCTATGTGGTGTGGGAACTCACTCTTCGCTGTGATCACGCTTGCCATCACTGTGGTTCAAGAGCGGTGAAGGCACGCCCTGATGAACTCAGTGTTGAAGAAGCACTGCAGGTGGTTACCGAACTTGAGGAAATGGGCGCGCATGAGGTTGTCCTCATTGGAGGTGAAGCTTATTTGCATGAGGGATTTTTAGATATCATTGCAGCTCTGTCAAAGGCAGGCATTACTCCTGTGATGACCACCGGCGGAATGGGTATTACCATTGAGTTGGCTCATAAAATGGCCCAGGCTGGCCTTCGCCGTACATCTGTTAGCGTTGATGGCATGCGAAGGACTCATGACCGTATGCGTAATCGGCAGGGAAGTTTTGAGCATACCTCTTTGGCTTTGAGCAATTTACGCGAAGCTGGAATAGACATTTCAGCAAACACCAATTTCAATCGTCTCAACCAGCACGAACTCGAGCCGCTCTTTGAGCACCTCAAGGCACATGGGGTGAAGTCTTGGCAAATTCAAATCACTTCCGCTCTCGGCCGTGCAGCGGACCGTCCTCAGATGCTCTTTCAGCCCTGGGATCTTCTCGATTTTCTCCCGAGAGTTGCAACCCTTAAGGAAAAAGGTTTAACCGAGGGCCTTTTGATTATGCCCGGAAATAATCTTGGATATTATGGCCCGGAGGAAGCACTTCTTAGGTCTCAAAGTAAAAATGCTGGCGACCATTTTAGGGGCTGCCAGGCTGGGCGGTATGTGATGGGCATCGAGTCCGATGGCGCAGTGAAAGGCTGCCCGTCATTGCAGACCAGTCATTATGTGGGCGGGAATCTTCGAGCACAAACGATTCGCTCAATCTGGGAGTCTTCCGAGCAGCTGGCCTTCACACGTGTACGCGGAGTAGATAACCTTTGGGGCTTTTGTAAAAAATGCCCATTTGCTGAAGTGTGCTTGGGCGGCTGTTCTTTTACCAGCCATGCTCTTTTCGGACGCCCGGGAAACAATCCATACTGTCATTACCGTGCCCGTGCTTTGGCCAAGGAAGGTAAGCGCGAACGCCTTATTCCCAGACAGCTTGCGAAGGGAACACCGTTTGACCACGGCCTTTTTGATATCGCGGTAGAGCCATTGGATAGCCCGGACGAAACGGGTCCAGTGAGCCTTGATAAACTGGTCCAGCTAACGGTTCATTGA
- a CDS encoding DUF924 domain-containing protein — translation MTLPTHEDVLKFWFEESSPQQWFKKDEVFDKTIRDRFGELIELALAGLLGDWAQGREGCVALILVLDQFTRNVFRGTAKSFAGDVMALSVSDLCRERGYLNHPDAGFRHFMLIPMMHSEDLGVQEASLPLFKEHTDARVHEYALRHHEIIDRFGRYPHRNLDLGRTSTAEELEFLKKPGSRF, via the coding sequence ATGACGTTACCGACTCACGAGGATGTCCTTAAGTTCTGGTTTGAGGAAAGCAGCCCTCAGCAATGGTTTAAAAAAGACGAGGTCTTCGACAAGACGATACGAGACCGCTTCGGCGAGCTCATTGAGTTGGCGTTGGCGGGTTTACTTGGTGATTGGGCACAGGGCCGAGAGGGGTGCGTGGCACTTATTCTGGTGTTGGACCAGTTTACTCGTAACGTTTTTCGGGGGACAGCCAAGTCGTTCGCAGGCGATGTCATGGCTTTGTCCGTCTCGGATCTGTGTCGCGAGCGCGGTTATCTTAATCATCCCGATGCAGGTTTTCGTCACTTCATGCTTATACCGATGATGCACAGCGAGGATTTAGGGGTTCAGGAGGCCTCGCTGCCCTTGTTTAAAGAGCATACGGATGCGCGTGTTCACGAATATGCCTTGAGGCACCACGAAATTATTGATCGATTTGGTCGGTACCCACACCGTAATCTTGATTTGGGCCGGACATCTACCGCGGAAGAGCTGGAGTTTCTTAAAAAACCGGGCTCTCGGTTTTAG
- a CDS encoding nitroreductase family protein, whose translation MNKMSTEIPASNEGSLLTAFREIVNARRSVRKFDETPLPEEVIRDCLDLAMKAPNSSNLQPWEFHVVRSPELRKALVPACFGQNAARTSQAMIVVVARTDTWSQHCRDILKQWPGGEVPKLARQYYEKLAPFNYAQGPFGAFGFVKRILFSVMGLFRPVPRFPVSQSGMKLWATKSTALACENLMLALSAHGFDSCPLEGFDEVRVRKILGLPRGRSVVMIVAAGKRSDDGVYGSQFRFDSERFVHFL comes from the coding sequence ATGAACAAGATGTCTACTGAAATTCCTGCTTCCAATGAGGGCAGTTTACTGACTGCGTTTCGAGAGATTGTGAACGCGCGCCGTTCAGTTCGTAAGTTCGACGAAACCCCGCTGCCTGAAGAGGTTATTCGTGACTGCCTCGACCTGGCGATGAAGGCGCCGAACTCCAGTAATCTGCAGCCGTGGGAATTCCATGTGGTGCGTTCACCTGAACTACGAAAAGCGTTGGTTCCGGCATGCTTTGGCCAAAACGCCGCACGTACATCACAGGCCATGATTGTCGTTGTTGCAAGAACTGACACTTGGTCCCAGCATTGCCGCGATATCTTGAAGCAATGGCCGGGCGGGGAAGTGCCCAAGTTGGCCCGGCAGTACTACGAGAAATTGGCACCCTTTAACTATGCCCAGGGTCCTTTCGGGGCTTTTGGTTTCGTGAAACGAATTCTTTTTAGTGTGATGGGCCTCTTTCGGCCGGTCCCCAGATTCCCCGTAAGCCAATCGGGTATGAAATTGTGGGCGACCAAGTCTACTGCTCTGGCTTGTGAGAACTTGATGTTGGCACTGAGCGCGCACGGTTTCGATTCATGCCCGCTGGAGGGGTTTGACGAAGTTCGCGTGCGAAAAATTCTTGGTCTGCCGCGCGGTCGAAGTGTGGTCATGATTGTTGCGGCAGGTAAGCGCTCTGACGATGGTGTGTATGGTTCACAGTTTCGTTTTGACTCTGAACGATTTGTTCACTTTCTATAA
- a CDS encoding NADH:flavin oxidoreductase — protein sequence MHSPTSPKSLSEPLEFACGQTMKNRFMLAPMTNCQSHADGSLSDDEFNWLTMRAKGNFGLTMTCAAHVQKVGQGFPGQLGIYSDDLLEGHRRLAKAIRAEGSLAVIQLHHAGMRSPIDLIGEPPHCPSADAKTGSRALTLLEVQQLRDDFIAAAIRSQEAGYDGVEIHGAHGYILCQFLSSKYNDREDAYGGSLENRSRIIFEILEGVRKQCGPDFLVGIRLSPERFGIVLTECTEVSQQLIDSGLIDFIDISLWDSFKMPHDENHQEQSLLKYFAELKRQNVQMTVAGKIGTSAEAQAIMDAGIDFVSIGRAAILHHDYPNKVMNDPEFEPIELPATRTHLAAEGLSETFIAYMSRWDGFVEES from the coding sequence ATGCACTCACCAACATCCCCAAAAAGCCTTTCAGAGCCCCTTGAATTCGCTTGCGGTCAAACCATGAAAAACCGGTTTATGCTGGCACCGATGACCAATTGCCAAAGTCACGCCGATGGGAGTCTTAGCGACGATGAGTTTAACTGGCTCACAATGCGCGCAAAAGGTAACTTTGGACTCACGATGACTTGCGCGGCCCATGTTCAAAAAGTTGGGCAAGGTTTCCCCGGACAACTTGGCATCTACTCCGATGACCTTTTGGAGGGGCACCGCCGACTGGCCAAAGCTATCCGCGCCGAAGGAAGCCTCGCGGTCATTCAACTTCACCACGCGGGCATGCGCTCACCCATCGATCTCATTGGAGAGCCTCCGCACTGCCCAAGCGCAGATGCCAAAACCGGTTCACGAGCACTAACGCTTTTGGAAGTTCAACAACTGCGTGATGACTTCATCGCGGCCGCCATACGATCCCAAGAAGCAGGTTACGACGGCGTCGAGATCCATGGCGCCCACGGATACATTCTTTGCCAATTCCTGAGCAGTAAATACAATGACCGCGAAGACGCCTATGGCGGCAGCCTCGAAAACCGTTCTCGTATTATTTTTGAAATCCTTGAAGGCGTCCGAAAGCAATGCGGCCCTGATTTTTTAGTAGGTATTCGGCTCTCGCCTGAGCGTTTCGGCATCGTACTTACTGAATGCACCGAAGTCAGCCAGCAACTTATTGACTCTGGGCTCATAGACTTCATCGATATCTCATTATGGGACTCTTTCAAGATGCCTCATGATGAGAACCATCAAGAACAATCACTTCTAAAGTATTTTGCCGAGCTTAAACGTCAAAACGTTCAGATGACCGTTGCGGGTAAAATAGGAACATCAGCCGAGGCTCAGGCAATTATGGATGCAGGAATTGATTTCGTAAGCATTGGCCGGGCGGCCATCCTACATCACGACTACCCGAACAAGGTTATGAACGACCCTGAATTTGAACCCATTGAATTACCCGCGACTCGTACACACCTCGCTGCCGAAGGCCTAAGCGAGACCTTTATCGCCTACATGAGTCGGTGGGATGGCTTTGTAGAAGAAAGCTAA
- a CDS encoding adenylate/guanylate cyclase domain-containing protein, whose protein sequence is MTAVPSIPTHRLKQAGATLRDCLDKSRTLGCLGPFVFGVAQVLESFGIKADRVNLPASRLFGFRHPIYSFANLTWIRDSEVQLQYWPHSDSPQDKASVPDSLRGSPYYPLVVDHCDFARFDLEAIQHEFKRLKQLTEDGYKDYIAMALSLPNKTIQPMSIACRSRFPEVVEDVLTVLEPLFSSTLDALYQGSAAAHLAQSYIGRITGPKVLAGEFVRGNTQKIEAGILFCDIRGFTALTEKLGAEGIVPIVNSVFDVIGPSVQKFGGEILKFIGDAMLIIFPIDKDHNSQNVSESMVGTVQESVSGVAELGENLKLPLGIGFGGHVGEVLYGNIGTEQRLDFTVMGPAVNLASRLESLCKTFGASAVFSESIANHTSQLIQLGEEKVKGIEEPITAWGIRRD, encoded by the coding sequence ATGACAGCAGTGCCAAGTATTCCCACACACCGGCTCAAACAAGCCGGAGCTACCTTGCGTGATTGCCTGGACAAGTCTCGGACTTTAGGATGCCTCGGCCCTTTTGTTTTCGGCGTCGCTCAAGTCCTGGAGTCATTTGGTATTAAGGCAGACCGAGTCAATCTTCCAGCATCAAGGCTCTTCGGGTTTCGCCATCCCATCTACTCATTTGCGAACCTTACTTGGATAAGAGACTCAGAGGTTCAACTTCAGTACTGGCCCCACAGCGACTCACCGCAAGATAAAGCCAGTGTGCCCGACTCTCTGCGCGGCTCTCCCTATTATCCATTGGTCGTTGACCACTGCGACTTTGCTCGATTTGATCTCGAGGCAATCCAACATGAATTCAAGCGTTTAAAACAACTGACCGAAGATGGTTACAAAGACTACATCGCCATGGCTTTGTCTCTTCCCAACAAAACTATCCAACCGATGAGTATCGCCTGTCGTTCTAGGTTCCCTGAAGTCGTTGAAGACGTGCTAACGGTGCTGGAGCCGCTCTTCTCAAGCACGCTCGACGCACTATACCAGGGTTCCGCAGCGGCGCACCTCGCGCAAAGCTACATCGGACGAATTACCGGGCCGAAAGTACTTGCTGGGGAATTTGTTCGCGGCAACACTCAAAAGATTGAAGCGGGAATCTTATTTTGCGACATACGAGGGTTTACGGCCTTAACTGAAAAACTTGGAGCCGAGGGCATCGTCCCCATCGTTAACTCTGTCTTTGATGTCATTGGGCCTTCTGTACAAAAGTTCGGAGGTGAAATTCTAAAATTCATCGGCGATGCCATGCTTATTATTTTCCCCATCGATAAAGACCACAACAGCCAAAACGTCTCTGAGTCGATGGTCGGAACAGTGCAGGAATCCGTATCCGGCGTTGCGGAATTGGGAGAGAACTTAAAGCTACCCTTGGGTATTGGTTTTGGTGGCCATGTGGGAGAAGTACTTTATGGAAATATCGGCACAGAACAACGGCTCGATTTTACAGTGATGGGACCAGCTGTTAATTTAGCCAGCCGCCTTGAAAGCCTTTGCAAAACATTCGGTGCATCAGCTGTATTCTCAGAAAGTATCGCAAATCATACCAGTCAATTAATACAACTCGGTGAAGAGAAAGTTAAGGGTATTGAAGAACCGATAACCGCCTGGGGTATTCGCCGCGATTGA
- the dbpA gene encoding ATP-dependent RNA helicase DbpA: MSEENNFESLPLRSELVENLAALEYRQMTVVQQKALPLILQGRDVVARAKTGSGKTAAFALGMLNTVDSSQLHTHALVLCPTRELANQVTEEIRSLARRIANVRVLTLCGGTPTGPQVGSLERGVHIVVGTPGRTLKHLTKGTLKVQSIKTVVLDEADRMMDMGFSDEIEAILNYLPRKRQTLLFSATYPDGIAKISGRVQEDPVHLDVTQMESSAEIEEHWSLVRLDQRLHCLLDALEDMAGTLNIVFCNTKVDCAEITSYLRSANVAALTIHGDLEQHERTETLIRFSNQSATVLVATDVAARGLDIGKVDAVFNFELPTQPEVYLHRIGRTGRAGRKGHAISLVTHNERRRLEDIQSEFPHTDIQEYELRRVAEPSSALIPTMTTIEISGGRRNKLRPGDFLGAITASKEISGSAVGKINVLEKNTFVAVDKKVHDQAVRILNSAPIKGKSYRARSIT, translated from the coding sequence ATGTCAGAAGAAAATAATTTTGAAAGTTTGCCACTCAGAAGTGAGCTTGTTGAGAACCTAGCCGCCCTCGAATACCGTCAAATGACAGTGGTTCAGCAAAAGGCTCTACCCTTGATTTTGCAGGGGCGCGATGTGGTGGCAAGGGCCAAGACGGGCAGTGGTAAGACAGCTGCGTTTGCACTTGGCATGCTCAACACGGTTGATAGCAGTCAGCTACACACTCACGCTCTAGTTTTGTGTCCTACCCGAGAATTAGCAAATCAGGTCACTGAGGAAATACGAAGCCTCGCGCGAAGAATAGCCAACGTGCGTGTGCTTACTTTGTGCGGTGGGACACCCACGGGTCCTCAGGTGGGTTCACTGGAGCGTGGTGTGCATATCGTGGTGGGGACGCCAGGTAGAACTCTGAAGCATTTAACCAAGGGCACTCTGAAGGTTCAGTCAATCAAGACCGTGGTACTCGATGAGGCCGATAGAATGATGGATATGGGCTTTAGTGACGAAATCGAAGCCATCCTGAATTATCTACCACGTAAACGACAGACTCTTTTGTTCTCGGCTACCTATCCCGATGGAATCGCGAAAATCAGTGGGCGGGTTCAAGAAGACCCGGTACACCTTGATGTGACGCAGATGGAAAGCTCAGCCGAGATTGAAGAGCATTGGAGCCTGGTTCGGTTAGACCAGCGGCTTCATTGTTTGCTGGATGCATTGGAAGATATGGCCGGCACACTTAATATCGTGTTTTGTAATACCAAGGTGGATTGCGCGGAAATCACAAGCTATTTGCGGTCCGCGAATGTTGCAGCACTGACCATCCATGGAGATCTTGAGCAGCACGAGCGTACGGAAACACTCATTCGATTTTCTAATCAAAGCGCGACTGTGCTGGTTGCAACGGATGTTGCAGCCCGTGGTTTAGATATTGGGAAAGTTGATGCGGTGTTCAATTTTGAGCTGCCCACGCAACCCGAGGTTTATCTGCACCGGATCGGTCGAACGGGGCGAGCGGGGCGCAAGGGCCATGCTATTAGTTTGGTTACTCACAACGAGCGCCGTCGCTTAGAGGATATTCAAAGTGAGTTCCCTCATACTGATATTCAAGAGTATGAGCTGCGCCGGGTTGCTGAGCCATCAAGTGCTTTAATTCCGACCATGACAACCATTGAGATAAGTGGCGGGCGACGCAACAAGCTTCGCCCGGGAGATTTTCTTGGCGCTATAACAGCTTCGAAGGAGATTTCCGGATCTGCGGTTGGTAAAATCAATGTTCTCGAAAAGAACACCTTTGTCGCAGTTGATAAAAAAGTGCATGACCAGGCGGTCCGCATTCTTAACAGTGCGCCTATTAAGGGAAAGTCTTACCGAGCCCGTTCGATTACTTGA
- a CDS encoding transporter suffix domain-containing protein: protein MKKIIGFGCLILSMVLYLIIFALPFIDADTETKVAVGGGLYVASYAVMFVGGAVLGREIMDEMKKRWKSWFRRKADPALVSEPEKEEE, encoded by the coding sequence ATGAAGAAGATAATCGGTTTTGGCTGTCTCATTTTGAGTATGGTTCTCTACCTTATTATTTTTGCGCTGCCATTTATCGATGCAGACACGGAGACCAAAGTGGCCGTGGGAGGCGGGCTTTATGTGGCCAGCTATGCCGTGATGTTTGTTGGAGGTGCCGTGTTAGGCCGTGAAATTATGGACGAAATGAAAAAACGCTGGAAATCTTGGTTTCGGCGCAAAGCCGACCCGGCCCTTGTTTCTGAACCAGAAAAAGAAGAAGAGTAG
- a CDS encoding BamA/TamA family outer membrane protein, whose amino-acid sequence MYLPLVLSLFFSAPSGAVDPCESIPTSQTITLTEYQGLDLTQTWVVEQYLQHRPGTTFECSLWKKEKTAFENLDIFTTIDLTHKVEPGGIVLVYQFVELPSFVAFPAIKATDQQGWSGGGGISALSIMGTDIRLDFYIRTTLAPDPFSATEFMLYSESPTIGRLPIKWEVTAVHTNSINPLLNYKEDSFYLEASTQYQIVEQWPLKLVFIGSLFMVAHDPETNSFAPGDGTTHPIFLSEGNRDWVPKLGMGLIYDSREKYFNPHFGQYYELTIAQFGGFLGGPANYQELLGDARFYLPAFGQDVAVLSILGRYRPGTKGAYDYLHAGGANTLRTYGLRPDFYAHHEVLTTLEYRWEFFERSAFEVLGSNLYYGLQWVFGVDAVMQWRTTDGKPVFLQSLYMGPHLLFPGIDRLRVEFGINHLGHGLDGLAFGINLGLFDKSFMQRQRIR is encoded by the coding sequence ATGTACTTGCCACTGGTTCTTAGCCTCTTCTTCTCGGCTCCGTCAGGAGCGGTAGATCCCTGTGAGAGCATACCTACCTCCCAAACCATCACTCTAACCGAATACCAAGGCCTTGATCTCACTCAGACGTGGGTGGTTGAGCAGTACCTACAACATCGCCCCGGCACAACTTTCGAATGCTCTCTCTGGAAGAAAGAGAAGACGGCATTCGAAAATCTAGACATCTTCACGACCATCGACTTAACCCACAAGGTTGAGCCCGGTGGTATCGTGTTGGTTTATCAATTCGTTGAATTACCTAGCTTCGTTGCGTTTCCTGCAATCAAGGCCACAGACCAACAAGGTTGGTCCGGTGGTGGTGGCATCTCAGCCTTAAGCATCATGGGAACAGATATTCGGTTAGATTTTTATATAAGAACCACTCTCGCACCCGACCCATTCTCTGCTACGGAGTTTATGCTCTACTCAGAGTCGCCCACCATCGGGAGACTTCCCATTAAGTGGGAAGTCACAGCGGTACACACCAACTCTATCAATCCACTGCTAAACTATAAAGAAGACTCCTTTTACCTAGAAGCCAGCACGCAATATCAAATCGTCGAGCAATGGCCTCTCAAGCTGGTATTTATTGGTTCACTCTTTATGGTTGCTCATGACCCAGAGACCAACAGCTTTGCTCCTGGAGATGGTACCACCCATCCGATTTTCTTGTCCGAGGGCAACAGAGACTGGGTGCCTAAATTAGGAATGGGCCTCATTTACGACAGCCGTGAAAAATACTTCAACCCGCACTTCGGCCAGTACTACGAATTAACCATTGCTCAATTTGGTGGATTCCTAGGCGGACCAGCAAACTACCAAGAGCTCCTAGGAGACGCTAGATTTTACCTCCCTGCGTTTGGGCAGGATGTAGCAGTCCTTTCAATCTTAGGGCGTTACCGGCCAGGCACAAAAGGCGCTTATGATTATCTGCATGCAGGAGGCGCCAACACACTCCGTACCTACGGACTTCGACCCGACTTTTACGCACATCATGAGGTGTTAACCACACTTGAGTACCGCTGGGAGTTCTTTGAACGCTCAGCATTCGAAGTGCTGGGGAGTAATCTTTATTACGGGCTGCAATGGGTTTTTGGAGTCGACGCGGTGATGCAGTGGCGGACCACCGACGGCAAACCGGTCTTTCTACAGAGTCTATATATGGGGCCTCATCTACTCTTCCCTGGAATCGACCGTCTCCGAGTAGAATTCGGCATCAATCACCTAGGCCACGGTCTCGACGGTCTCGCATTCGGTATCAACCTGGGACTCTTCGACAAGAGCTTCATGCAGCGTCAACGCATCCGGTAA
- the hemH gene encoding ferrochelatase, whose product MRTNFTPPKRKTKVVFVQLGSPEEPTPKALRKYLREFLGDPRVVDINPWVWKLILNCFVLPFRPKKSAQLYARIWDGKSFPLITNTQNFTDKVREELKALDPNDHVEVNHAFLLSPPFVHDVYDSWEEDLKNGVGATKLMVIPMFPQYSEATIASGIDALAKELSKRVKIPTFEVITNFHRTHAFINNSVTQVDQRVKELKAEGIEIDKLVISFHGMQKRRIIDKGDDYYRHCYETFRLIVDKLEHLTPDQVVMTFQSRFGSEEWITPYTERVVEDLIKEGKKEIMVYSPSFVADCLETTDELGHELVNEAKEWGGNIHPVECLNTNDQWCKDFAKYTFTQAEGSAQDKEDIEYQLQATDYADMPTLTMATH is encoded by the coding sequence ATGCGTACGAATTTCACACCCCCGAAACGTAAAACCAAGGTCGTTTTCGTCCAGCTGGGCTCTCCCGAAGAACCTACGCCGAAAGCACTCCGTAAGTACCTTAGAGAATTCTTGGGTGATCCACGGGTAGTGGACATCAATCCATGGGTGTGGAAGCTCATTCTTAACTGTTTTGTACTGCCCTTTCGTCCCAAAAAATCAGCCCAACTCTACGCGCGAATTTGGGATGGCAAAAGCTTCCCCCTCATCACGAATACCCAAAACTTTACCGACAAAGTTCGTGAGGAATTAAAAGCACTCGATCCCAATGACCATGTTGAGGTCAACCACGCTTTTCTGCTCTCCCCACCTTTCGTTCACGATGTCTACGATAGCTGGGAAGAGGATTTAAAAAACGGCGTGGGAGCGACGAAGCTGATGGTCATTCCGATGTTTCCTCAATACTCAGAAGCGACCATTGCTTCGGGCATTGACGCATTAGCCAAAGAGCTTTCAAAACGCGTGAAGATTCCAACCTTCGAAGTTATTACCAACTTTCACCGTACCCATGCGTTCATCAACAACTCGGTCACCCAGGTTGATCAGAGAGTCAAAGAGCTCAAAGCTGAAGGCATCGAAATTGACAAACTGGTGATTTCATTTCACGGCATGCAAAAAAGGCGCATCATCGACAAGGGCGACGACTATTACCGCCATTGTTACGAAACCTTCCGCCTGATTGTCGACAAGCTCGAACACCTGACGCCCGACCAGGTAGTGATGACTTTTCAAAGCCGATTTGGTTCGGAAGAATGGATAACGCCCTACACCGAAAGGGTCGTCGAAGACCTTATCAAGGAAGGCAAAAAAGAGATCATGGTTTACTCACCAAGCTTTGTCGCCGACTGCCTAGAGACCACGGACGAACTTGGCCATGAACTCGTGAACGAAGCTAAGGAATGGGGCGGAAATATTCATCCCGTTGAATGCCTGAATACCAACGACCAATGGTGCAAAGACTTTGCGAAATACACGTTCACACAGGCAGAAGGTTCCGCCCAAGACAAAGAGGATATTGAGTATCAATTGCAAGCCACAGATTACGCAGACATGCCCACTTTGACGATGGCTACACACTAA
- a CDS encoding DUF1971 domain-containing protein: MKMLPDSVRAYKKTPIFDETTVPSGLLKDHNTKASVWGKIVVLSGILEYRIEGPQAQVYVLTDTNPGVVEPMVVHSIKPKGQTRFYVEFYK, encoded by the coding sequence ATGAAGATGCTACCGGATTCCGTAAGAGCTTATAAGAAAACACCCATATTTGATGAAACGACTGTGCCTTCAGGTTTACTGAAGGACCACAATACGAAGGCATCGGTTTGGGGTAAGATAGTTGTCTTGTCAGGAATACTTGAGTACCGAATAGAAGGGCCTCAAGCTCAGGTTTATGTCTTAACCGACACAAATCCTGGGGTAGTTGAGCCTATGGTCGTTCACTCAATAAAGCCTAAGGGGCAAACTAGGTTCTATGTGGAGTTTTATAAGTAG
- a CDS encoding FadR family transcriptional regulator: MTDLEIKPIPKTSMVDAAFDVLRSRILRGILAPGDRLPAEQELARLLGVSRSTIREALNRLASANLIRIQHGGSKIVLDYLEHAGLEVVPVLIEGSASEVDPSLVRSVTELRNVITPDAARLAAERASPEEIKKIRTYADAMLVENQSLNELTEGSLKFWKSIVLASGNLAYRLGFNSMVRSFVEDTDAFRPVIEEELRAGELYVGIAKAIQSGNAKQAAKKSHHLVSIGSDAILKIIDQIQRAVVKAD; this comes from the coding sequence ATGACCGACCTCGAAATAAAACCCATCCCGAAGACCTCCATGGTCGATGCCGCTTTCGATGTGCTTCGTTCCCGTATTTTACGGGGCATCTTGGCTCCTGGCGACCGACTCCCAGCGGAGCAAGAGCTCGCACGTTTACTGGGAGTAAGCCGGAGTACGATTCGTGAGGCACTGAATCGATTAGCTTCAGCCAACCTGATCCGTATCCAGCACGGTGGAAGTAAGATTGTACTGGATTACCTTGAGCATGCGGGCCTTGAAGTGGTTCCAGTGCTCATTGAAGGTTCTGCATCCGAAGTTGACCCAAGTTTGGTTCGCTCTGTGACTGAGCTGCGTAATGTGATCACACCGGATGCGGCAAGGCTTGCGGCTGAGCGGGCATCTCCTGAAGAAATCAAAAAGATACGAACCTACGCCGATGCCATGCTTGTTGAGAACCAGTCCTTGAATGAGCTTACGGAAGGCTCTCTGAAATTCTGGAAGAGCATTGTCCTAGCCAGTGGCAATTTGGCCTACCGTTTGGGCTTTAACTCCATGGTGAGGAGCTTTGTTGAAGATACCGATGCTTTTAGACCTGTCATAGAGGAGGAACTCCGTGCTGGAGAACTCTATGTTGGCATCGCAAAGGCCATTCAATCGGGAAACGCGAAGCAGGCTGCCAAAAAGTCGCATCACTTGGTGTCTATTGGCAGCGATGCGATTTTAAAAATTATCGACCAAATTCAAAGAGCCGTTGTTAAGGCGGATTAA
- a CDS encoding amphi-Trp domain-containing protein — protein sequence MAAKKKSRDLEKGYTTSQLAAKLRRLADSLESGKAFRIQIAGERVNVPKGAICNIEHERSKDEEEIEFQIKWKLTD from the coding sequence ATGGCAGCAAAGAAAAAATCCCGAGACCTCGAAAAAGGGTACACAACGTCGCAGCTAGCCGCGAAACTTCGCCGCCTGGCCGACAGCCTTGAGAGCGGTAAAGCTTTCCGAATTCAAATCGCAGGAGAGCGTGTCAATGTACCCAAAGGTGCAATTTGCAATATCGAACATGAACGCTCTAAGGACGAAGAAGAAATCGAATTTCAAATCAAGTGGAAACTTACCGACTGA